One segment of Pseudomonas sp. FP2196 DNA contains the following:
- a CDS encoding pirin family protein, protein MKNIIGIYTSPRGHWVGDGFPVRTLFSYDNLGKHISPFLLLDHAGPAEFTPTTERRGVGQHPHRGFETVTIVYDGEVQHRDSTGSGGTIGPGDVQWMTAASGILHEEFHSENFARTGGKLEMVQLWVNLPAKDKMAAPGYQTILDSDIPSIALKDDAGSLRLIAGEFDGHMGPSRTFTPIDVWDLRLNAGKLLTLDLHEGRNTALVVLKGTVQINGDEVAREGQLALFERDGQQLTLEANQDAVVLLLSGEPIDEPIVGHGPFVMNTEQEIHQAFADFQSGRFGRMHA, encoded by the coding sequence ATGAAAAACATCATCGGTATCTACACCAGCCCGCGTGGGCATTGGGTCGGCGATGGTTTCCCGGTGCGCACACTGTTTTCCTACGACAACCTGGGCAAACACATCAGCCCGTTCCTTTTGCTCGATCACGCCGGGCCTGCCGAATTCACCCCGACCACTGAACGGCGCGGTGTGGGTCAGCATCCACACCGGGGTTTTGAAACCGTCACGATTGTCTATGACGGCGAAGTGCAGCACCGTGATTCCACGGGCAGTGGCGGCACCATCGGCCCGGGCGATGTGCAGTGGATGACCGCGGCTTCGGGAATCCTGCACGAAGAGTTTCATTCGGAAAACTTCGCCAGAACCGGCGGCAAACTGGAAATGGTCCAGTTGTGGGTCAACCTTCCAGCGAAGGACAAAATGGCCGCGCCGGGTTATCAGACGATTCTCGACAGCGATATCCCGAGCATTGCACTCAAGGACGACGCCGGCAGCTTGCGTCTGATCGCCGGTGAGTTCGACGGTCACATGGGGCCCTCGCGCACCTTCACACCGATTGATGTGTGGGATCTGCGCCTGAACGCCGGCAAGTTGCTGACACTGGATCTGCATGAAGGTCGCAATACTGCGCTGGTGGTGTTGAAAGGGACGGTGCAGATCAACGGTGACGAAGTCGCGCGTGAAGGGCAGTTGGCACTGTTCGAGCGCGATGGCCAGCAACTGACCCTCGAAGCGAACCAGGATGCGGTGGTGCTGCTGCTCAGCGGTGAACCCATTGACGAACCGATCGTTGGCCACGGCCCGTTCGTGATGAACACCGAGCAGGAAATCCACCAGGCCTTCGCCGACTTCCAGTCCGGTCGGTTTGGCCGGATGCATGCCTGA
- a CDS encoding mechanosensitive ion channel family protein: protein MLSLLSEHPLFCAFALILLDLGLWRLISSRGSEWKLLVRVLIFTLFSILLFNEGLNPMEPAPWADNVPLHLAATGLQIGWWLFGARTLTVLIGAVMMQRVGHTGRLLQDLLGAVIFLIAIIAALAYVLDLPVKGVLATSGALAIIVGLALQSTLSDVFSGIVLNTTKPYQLDDWISIDGTEGRVTDIDWRATRLQTSQGSMAVIPNSLAAKAKIINFSRPSNMFGVSVSVQVSPHARPNSVIDALERAMQGCRQLLETPAPSVALKSSGGSGAEYEISGFVASMGEKRVVRNQLFDLAYRHLQASGVNLLSSVEPVVAGNLSRPRALLDSSPIFSTLRQEEKDTFSQNMALQTFRAGEQILGAGEVSDHLFIIESGVVTVTLTRHGTPFESGRMGPGEVIGEAGILSDSSVPAAFTAKTFCGLYRIEKTYLKPCLDARHDISDAMKTLLDYRLHKAQALTQDEPVVVPKKGFLQWLRNRA, encoded by the coding sequence ATGCTGTCTCTGCTGAGCGAACACCCGTTGTTTTGCGCGTTTGCCCTGATCCTGCTGGATCTCGGCCTGTGGCGTCTGATCAGTTCCCGTGGCAGTGAGTGGAAACTGTTGGTGCGGGTGCTGATTTTTACCTTGTTCAGCATTCTGCTGTTCAACGAAGGCCTCAACCCGATGGAGCCCGCGCCATGGGCCGATAATGTGCCGCTGCATCTGGCGGCGACCGGTTTGCAGATTGGTTGGTGGCTGTTCGGCGCACGCACCCTGACGGTGTTGATCGGCGCAGTGATGATGCAGCGGGTCGGCCACACCGGGCGGCTGCTGCAGGATTTGCTGGGTGCGGTGATTTTCCTGATCGCAATCATTGCGGCGCTGGCCTACGTGCTGGATCTGCCGGTCAAAGGCGTGCTGGCGACCTCCGGCGCTTTGGCGATCATCGTCGGTCTGGCCTTGCAGAGCACATTGAGCGACGTGTTTTCCGGGATCGTCCTCAACACCACCAAACCCTATCAACTGGATGACTGGATCTCCATCGATGGCACGGAAGGCCGGGTCACCGATATCGACTGGCGCGCCACACGCCTGCAAACCAGTCAGGGCAGCATGGCGGTGATTCCCAATTCGCTGGCGGCCAAGGCCAAGATCATCAACTTCAGTCGGCCGAGCAACATGTTCGGCGTCTCGGTCAGCGTGCAGGTCAGCCCGCATGCGCGACCCAATTCGGTGATTGATGCGCTGGAGCGGGCGATGCAAGGCTGCCGGCAATTACTGGAAACGCCGGCGCCGAGTGTGGCGTTGAAAAGTTCTGGTGGCAGCGGTGCGGAATACGAGATCAGTGGTTTCGTCGCGTCGATGGGCGAAAAGCGTGTGGTACGCAATCAGCTGTTCGATCTGGCATATCGGCACTTGCAGGCATCCGGGGTCAATCTGCTGTCGAGCGTCGAACCTGTCGTCGCGGGCAATCTCTCGCGGCCACGGGCATTGCTCGACAGCTCGCCGATTTTCTCGACCTTGCGTCAGGAAGAGAAAGACACCTTCAGCCAGAACATGGCCCTGCAAACCTTCCGCGCCGGCGAGCAGATTCTGGGGGCAGGGGAGGTCAGCGATCACCTGTTCATCATTGAGTCCGGCGTGGTCACGGTGACTCTGACGCGCCATGGCACACCGTTCGAGTCCGGACGCATGGGGCCGGGTGAAGTGATTGGCGAGGCTGGGATTCTTTCCGATTCGTCGGTGCCCGCCGCATTCACCGCAAAGACATTCTGTGGCTTGTACCGCATCGAAAAGACTTATCTGAAACCGTGCCTGGATGCCCGTCACGATATCAGCGATGCGATGAAAACCTTGCTTGATTACCGCCTGCACAAAGCTCAGGCCCTGACTCAGGACGAGCCGGTGGTCGTGCCGAAGAAAGGCTTTTTGCAGTGGCTGCGCAATCGCGCCTGA
- a CDS encoding BrnA antitoxin family protein: MKDEYDFSQGKRGAVVSTKGKTRITIMLDDAVIEAARTVAENEGFGYQTVINNTLRHALLNGAESQGQTESDHGGQFKKGITAADLKSLEKKLSAAVGEIRRVLEPEAKP, from the coding sequence ATGAAAGACGAATACGACTTCTCTCAGGGCAAACGTGGTGCAGTGGTGTCCACCAAGGGCAAAACCCGCATCACCATCATGCTCGACGATGCGGTTATCGAGGCCGCGCGCACCGTGGCGGAAAACGAAGGGTTTGGTTATCAGACGGTGATCAATAACACCCTTCGCCATGCCTTGCTCAATGGCGCAGAGAGTCAGGGCCAGACCGAGTCTGACCACGGAGGGCAGTTCAAGAAAGGTATTACCGCCGCCGACCTCAAGAGTCTTGAGAAAAAACTGTCGGCAGCGGTTGGGGAAATTCGTCGGGTACTGGAACCGGAGGCGAAGCCTTAG
- the dkgB gene encoding 2,5-didehydrogluconate reductase DkgB, which translates to MSVPAFGLGTFRLQGQVVIDSVSTALELGYRVIDTAQIYENEADVGAAIAASGIPREELFITSKIWVANFGKDRLIDSLKESLEKLQTDYLDLTLIHWPSPEDQVPVEEFMGALLEAKRLGLTRQIGISNFTIDLMKQAIATVGADNIATNQIELHPYLQNRKVVEFAQSQGIQITSYMTLAYGEVLKDPLIQQIAERLHATPAQVTLAWAVQSGYAVIPSSTKRANLQSNLGATALTLSEADMAQIATLDRGHRLTSPKGIAPIWD; encoded by the coding sequence ATGTCTGTCCCCGCTTTCGGTCTTGGTACGTTTCGCCTGCAAGGCCAGGTGGTCATCGATTCGGTGAGCACCGCCCTTGAGCTCGGCTACCGGGTCATCGATACCGCACAGATCTACGAAAACGAAGCCGATGTCGGCGCGGCGATCGCCGCCAGTGGTATCCCTCGCGAAGAACTGTTCATTACCAGCAAAATCTGGGTCGCCAACTTCGGCAAGGACCGCTTGATCGACAGCCTCAAGGAAAGTCTGGAGAAACTACAAACCGACTACCTCGACCTGACATTGATTCACTGGCCGTCGCCGGAAGATCAAGTGCCGGTCGAAGAGTTCATGGGCGCGTTGCTGGAAGCCAAACGCCTGGGCCTGACCCGGCAGATCGGCATTTCCAACTTCACCATCGACCTGATGAAACAGGCGATTGCTACGGTCGGCGCCGACAACATCGCGACCAACCAGATCGAGCTGCATCCTTACCTGCAAAATCGCAAAGTGGTCGAGTTCGCCCAGAGTCAGGGCATCCAGATCACTTCGTACATGACCCTGGCTTACGGCGAGGTGCTGAAGGATCCGCTGATCCAGCAGATTGCCGAACGTCTGCACGCCACCCCGGCGCAAGTCACCCTCGCCTGGGCCGTGCAATCGGGCTACGCGGTGATCCCGTCGTCGACCAAACGCGCCAACCTGCAAAGCAACCTCGGTGCCACGGCACTGACGCTGAGCGAAGCCGACATGGCGCAAATCGCCACGCTGGATCGCGGCCATCGTCTGACCAGCCCTAAAGGCATTGCGCCCATCTGGGATTGA
- a CDS encoding BrnT family toxin: MESFDIQYDKSKNAANKLKHRGASLAETEAVFHDERALTIEDNDREEQRWITLGLDAKGRLLVVAYSYREANVIRIISARVATPSERCEYFLEA, from the coding sequence ATTGAGTCATTCGACATTCAGTACGACAAAAGCAAGAACGCAGCCAACAAACTCAAGCACAGAGGCGCGAGCCTCGCCGAGACCGAAGCGGTTTTTCACGACGAACGAGCGCTGACGATTGAAGACAACGACCGTGAGGAACAACGCTGGATCACTCTCGGCCTCGACGCCAAAGGACGTTTACTGGTGGTTGCGTACAGTTACCGCGAAGCGAATGTCATACGAATCATTTCTGCGCGTGTCGCCACACCGAGCGAACGTTGCGAGTATTTTCTGGAGGCTTGA
- a CDS encoding arylamine N-acetyltransferase, whose translation MSEPRLTYLKLYLQRLGFNAPPAPAPTLETLRQLQLRHTGVFPFENLATITGAPVLIDLPSIEQKVLHDGRGGYCYELNNLFFNLLLELGFDARAISGRVVMNQPEGTWTARTHRLTLVTLDGVRYITDVGFGGMVPTAPLILDTEDDQVTPHEPYRIEKQADGYMLRANVAGEWRSMYLFDLQRQEDIDFTIGNWYVSTHPESPFANRLMVARTGDGWRKTLNNGSFAIHRMGADSERREVTDVAQLIELLEQEFDLHLPEQPQVRDALARTIAPA comes from the coding sequence ATGAGCGAGCCACGCCTGACGTATTTGAAGCTGTACCTGCAACGCCTGGGTTTCAATGCACCGCCGGCGCCGGCGCCGACGCTGGAAACCCTGCGTCAGCTGCAGTTGCGTCACACCGGTGTCTTTCCTTTCGAAAACCTGGCGACGATTACGGGGGCGCCGGTGCTGATCGATTTGCCCTCGATTGAACAGAAAGTCCTGCACGATGGCCGTGGCGGTTACTGCTACGAGCTCAATAATCTGTTTTTTAACCTGCTGCTAGAGCTGGGTTTCGACGCTCGCGCGATCAGTGGGCGGGTAGTCATGAATCAGCCCGAAGGCACCTGGACCGCGCGCACCCATCGCCTGACGCTGGTGACCCTGGACGGCGTGCGCTACATCACGGATGTCGGCTTCGGCGGCATGGTGCCGACCGCACCGTTGATCCTCGACACCGAAGACGACCAGGTCACCCCGCACGAGCCTTATCGCATCGAAAAACAGGCTGATGGCTACATGCTGCGCGCCAACGTTGCCGGGGAATGGCGGTCGATGTACCTGTTTGATCTGCAACGCCAGGAAGACATCGATTTCACCATCGGCAACTGGTACGTCTCGACTCATCCCGAGTCACCGTTCGCCAACCGGCTCATGGTTGCGCGCACGGGTGATGGCTGGCGCAAGACGTTGAACAATGGCAGTTTCGCGATCCATCGCATGGGCGCAGACAGCGAAAGGCGCGAAGTGACCGACGTTGCTCAACTGATTGAGTTGCTGGAACAGGAGTTCGATCTGCACTTGCCCGAGCAGCCCCAAGTGCGCGATGCCCTGGCGCGGACGATTGCGCCAGCCTGA
- a CDS encoding nucleobase:cation symporter-2 family protein translates to MKTPHVSHQRPEDENLGVGANMAYGLQHVLTMYGGIVAVPLIIGQAAGLSPADIGLLIAASLFAGGLATLLQTLGLPFFGCQLPLVQGVSFSGVATMVAIVSSGGEGGFQSVLGAVIAASLIGLLITPVFSRITKFFPPLVTGIVITTIGLTLMPVAARWAMGGNSHAPDFGSMQNIGLAAVTLVLVLLLSKVGSSTISRLSILLAMVIGTVLAVFLGMADFSSVTTGPMFGFPTPFHFGMPTFHFAAILSMCIVVMVTLVETSADILAVGEIIGTKVDSKRLGNGLRADMLSSMFAPIFGSFTQSAFAQNVGLVAVTGIKSRFVVATGGLFLVILGLLPFMGRVIAAVPTSVLGGAGIVLFGTVAASGIRTLSKVDYRNNVNLIIVATSIGFGMIPIAAPNFYDHFPSWFATIFHSGISSSAIMAILLNLAFNHFTAGNSDQQSVFAAAEERTLRYRDLAALREGDYFSDGKLHDCDGKEVPVIEPDDHDHGHGAPKVQVKSSEHV, encoded by the coding sequence ATGAAAACGCCCCATGTTTCACACCAACGGCCCGAGGACGAAAATCTCGGGGTCGGCGCGAATATGGCTTACGGCCTGCAACATGTTCTGACCATGTATGGCGGTATCGTCGCGGTGCCTCTGATCATCGGCCAGGCGGCCGGGCTGTCGCCGGCAGACATTGGTTTGTTGATTGCTGCTTCATTGTTTGCGGGGGGGCTGGCGACACTGCTGCAAACCCTGGGTCTACCGTTTTTTGGCTGTCAATTGCCGCTGGTGCAGGGTGTGTCGTTCTCCGGCGTTGCGACCATGGTGGCGATCGTCAGCAGTGGCGGGGAGGGCGGTTTCCAGTCAGTGCTTGGCGCGGTGATAGCGGCCTCGCTGATCGGGTTGTTGATTACCCCGGTGTTTTCGCGAATTACCAAGTTCTTCCCGCCCCTGGTGACCGGCATCGTCATCACCACCATCGGTCTGACGCTGATGCCGGTGGCCGCACGCTGGGCCATGGGCGGCAACAGCCATGCGCCGGACTTCGGCAGCATGCAGAACATCGGCCTGGCGGCGGTTACGCTGGTGTTGGTGTTGCTGCTGAGCAAGGTCGGCAGCTCGACCATCTCGCGTCTGTCGATCCTGTTGGCCATGGTGATCGGTACGGTGCTGGCGGTGTTCCTTGGCATGGCGGATTTCTCCAGCGTCACGACCGGCCCGATGTTTGGCTTCCCGACGCCGTTTCACTTCGGCATGCCGACGTTCCACTTCGCCGCGATCCTGTCGATGTGCATCGTGGTCATGGTGACGCTGGTGGAAACCTCGGCGGACATTTTGGCCGTCGGTGAAATCATCGGCACCAAGGTTGACTCAAAACGGCTGGGCAATGGTCTGCGTGCGGACATGCTGTCGAGTATGTTTGCGCCGATCTTCGGTTCGTTCACCCAAAGTGCCTTTGCCCAGAACGTTGGGTTAGTGGCGGTGACCGGAATCAAAAGTCGCTTTGTAGTCGCCACCGGCGGTCTGTTCCTGGTGATTCTCGGCCTGCTGCCGTTCATGGGCCGGGTGATCGCGGCGGTGCCGACTTCGGTGCTCGGTGGTGCCGGTATCGTGCTGTTCGGCACGGTGGCAGCGAGCGGTATTCGGACCCTTTCCAAGGTTGATTACCGCAACAACGTCAACCTGATCATCGTTGCCACCTCGATCGGTTTCGGCATGATCCCGATTGCCGCACCGAATTTTTACGATCACTTCCCGAGCTGGTTCGCGACCATTTTCCATTCGGGCATCAGCTCGTCGGCGATCATGGCGATTTTGCTCAACCTGGCGTTCAACCACTTTACCGCCGGCAACTCGGATCAGCAGTCGGTGTTTGCCGCGGCGGAGGAGCGGACCCTGCGTTATCGTGATCTGGCGGCGCTGCGTGAAGGCGATTACTTCAGCGACGGCAAGCTGCATGACTGCGATGGCAAGGAAGTGCCGGTCATCGAGCCGGATGATCACGATCATGGGCACGGTGCGCCGAAGGTGCAGGTGAAAAGCAGTGAGCATGTCTGA
- a CDS encoding GNAT family N-acetyltransferase, with amino-acid sequence MQTMLEGPRIVLRPLHYSDAAALLHAAADGELWNLTVTVVPSASTVDSYLKKAIDGREAGTVMPFVIVLKDSGEVIGSTRFWKIDPLNRKLEIGSSWISASWQKSFVNTEAKYLMLRHAFEVLNCVRVQFTTDENNQKSRHAILRLGAQQEGIVRHERIMPDGRKRNSVRFSIIDDEWPQVRLHLEQKLASYE; translated from the coding sequence ATGCAAACCATGCTCGAAGGCCCGCGCATTGTCCTGCGCCCGCTTCATTACAGCGACGCCGCTGCCCTGCTCCACGCTGCCGCCGACGGCGAGTTGTGGAACCTGACCGTCACCGTCGTACCCTCGGCAAGCACCGTCGACAGTTACCTGAAAAAAGCCATTGATGGCCGTGAGGCCGGGACGGTGATGCCGTTTGTCATCGTGCTGAAGGACAGCGGTGAAGTGATCGGTTCTACCCGTTTCTGGAAGATCGACCCGCTCAACCGCAAACTGGAAATCGGCAGCAGCTGGATCTCGGCGAGCTGGCAGAAGTCCTTCGTCAACACTGAAGCCAAGTACCTGATGCTGCGTCACGCCTTCGAAGTGCTGAACTGCGTGCGCGTGCAGTTCACCACCGACGAGAACAACCAGAAATCACGCCACGCGATCCTGCGCCTAGGGGCGCAGCAGGAAGGCATCGTGCGCCACGAACGGATCATGCCGGACGGGCGCAAGCGCAACTCGGTGCGCTTCAGCATCATCGACGACGAGTGGCCGCAAGTGCGCTTGCACCTGGAACAGAAACTCGCCAGCTACGAGTAA
- a CDS encoding transporter substrate-binding domain-containing protein, giving the protein MSLAGRVCWLWLSVVATCGATDAPQVLQVLTRAGPEDIQVRLDEPDRQWLRQHAVLRMGISGPDYPPFEITRNHHELEGLTADYADLLAQLLGLRIEVRRFADRDAVMAALKRGELDLLGTSNSFELADPALILSRAYAEDQPMLVSRLDETLPVDLAGKRVAMVEDYLPLASVQAFYPEASVQRYSSAMDALGAVAFGTDDVYLGDFISANYLINTNYRNDLQLAGPSGLDANPFGFALLRSDVRLKRIIDKALLAIPMERRQRIEQRWSAGVADMAGQSRVQLSAAELQWLDQHPVVRVGGIGDFAPLTFFDADGRFSGLSAQLLNLISQRSGLNFEIVRGVSLDRQIEQLKAGELDVLPVVTPSSERETELQFTRAYLNNPFVLVSALTAQSPRNLDDLEGKRLAIYRGHPLRGYLQERVPRLRFIEVKSPAEGMALVAMGQADAAVSSLVVARYLLARHYRERLRIASTVGDQPARIALATAPQALMLHSILNKALLSIAPQQMDELVERWSHDVVLEDSYWLRHRREIFFGFAGAAGLLVLALGWIGFQRRQIRQRQQWLQQLQQAKETADDANRAKTTFLATMSHEIRTPMNALIGMLELALKRAEEGVTDRLAIQVASNAGQQLLALIGDILDIARIETGHLSLAPERANLRELVVSVCRVFEGLARQKRLLWHIELDAHSDVDVLIDPTRFKQVLSNLLSNAIKFTENGEVSLRLGVTPLSAERLAVKVVIEDSGIGISAQDRQRLFSPFVQASNHAQSARSGSGLGLVISRSLCEMMGGAVRLDSEPGRGTQVTVSLELPLLDALLQKPATAETSAATACSLSVLVVDDHPVNRLLLCWQLSELGHRTVDTEDGHAGLERWRAQLFDVVITDCNMPRRNGYELARTIRDEEVASGRPPCLILGFTANAQIEEKRRCLDAGMDECLFKPIRLHDLQQALNGASPCESDVDSNEQITLTEIDLSTLEQMAGNDQSMIERLREEVLNNLHLDLQRLDDLGHEHDRGGLRELAHHIKGGAQMVGAARVVSACADLEKACREAEAVAVIMALNQLREAMQSLARRLRD; this is encoded by the coding sequence ATGAGCCTTGCAGGGCGGGTGTGCTGGCTGTGGCTGAGCGTTGTGGCCACCTGCGGGGCAACAGATGCGCCGCAAGTGCTGCAAGTGCTGACCCGCGCCGGGCCGGAGGATATTCAGGTTCGCCTGGACGAACCGGACCGCCAATGGTTGCGTCAACACGCAGTGTTGCGCATGGGCATTTCCGGGCCGGATTACCCACCGTTCGAAATCACCCGCAATCATCATGAACTGGAAGGGCTCACGGCCGACTACGCTGATCTGCTCGCCCAGTTGCTCGGTCTCCGGATCGAAGTCCGGCGCTTTGCCGACCGGGATGCAGTGATGGCTGCGCTTAAACGCGGCGAGCTAGATCTGCTGGGCACGTCCAACAGTTTTGAGTTGGCCGACCCGGCACTCATCCTGTCCCGTGCCTATGCCGAGGATCAGCCGATGCTGGTGAGCCGCCTCGACGAAACCTTGCCGGTGGACCTGGCAGGCAAACGCGTCGCCATGGTCGAGGACTATCTGCCGCTGGCGAGTGTGCAGGCGTTCTACCCCGAGGCGAGCGTGCAACGTTACTCTTCGGCGATGGATGCGCTCGGCGCAGTGGCGTTCGGCACTGATGATGTTTATCTGGGCGACTTCATCAGTGCCAATTACTTGATCAACACCAATTATCGCAACGACCTGCAATTGGCCGGGCCGTCAGGGCTGGATGCCAATCCGTTCGGCTTTGCGTTGTTGCGCAGCGATGTGCGCCTCAAACGCATCATCGACAAGGCGTTGCTGGCCATTCCCATGGAGCGTCGACAACGTATCGAGCAGCGCTGGAGTGCCGGTGTTGCCGATATGGCCGGACAGTCCCGGGTGCAACTCAGTGCCGCCGAGTTGCAATGGCTGGATCAACATCCTGTGGTGCGGGTCGGCGGCATTGGAGATTTCGCGCCACTGACTTTTTTTGATGCCGATGGCCGCTTCAGCGGGCTTTCGGCGCAACTGCTGAACTTGATCAGCCAGCGCAGCGGGCTGAACTTCGAGATCGTGCGCGGGGTTTCGCTGGATCGTCAGATCGAGCAACTGAAGGCGGGTGAACTGGACGTGCTGCCGGTGGTGACGCCCAGCAGCGAACGTGAAACCGAACTGCAATTCACCCGGGCCTACCTGAACAATCCGTTTGTGCTGGTCAGTGCATTAACGGCGCAGAGTCCGCGCAATCTGGATGATCTGGAGGGGAAACGCTTGGCGATTTATCGCGGCCATCCGTTGCGTGGTTACCTGCAGGAGCGCGTACCTCGATTGCGCTTCATCGAAGTCAAGAGCCCCGCCGAAGGTATGGCGTTGGTCGCCATGGGGCAGGCTGATGCCGCTGTGAGTTCGTTGGTGGTGGCTCGTTACCTGCTTGCCCGGCATTACCGCGAGCGTCTGCGCATCGCCAGCACGGTCGGCGATCAACCGGCCCGCATCGCACTGGCCACAGCGCCGCAGGCGCTCATGCTGCATTCGATCCTGAACAAGGCACTGCTGAGCATTGCCCCGCAACAGATGGACGAACTGGTTGAGCGCTGGAGCCATGATGTGGTGCTGGAGGACAGCTACTGGCTGCGTCATCGTCGCGAGATTTTCTTTGGCTTCGCCGGTGCGGCGGGCTTGCTGGTGCTGGCGCTGGGGTGGATCGGTTTTCAGCGTCGGCAGATCCGCCAGCGGCAGCAATGGTTGCAGCAATTGCAGCAAGCCAAAGAGACGGCGGACGACGCCAATCGCGCCAAGACCACGTTTCTGGCGACCATGAGCCATGAAATCCGCACACCGATGAACGCGCTGATCGGCATGCTTGAGCTGGCCTTGAAACGCGCTGAGGAGGGTGTGACCGATCGCCTGGCGATTCAGGTGGCGTCCAACGCCGGGCAACAACTGCTCGCCCTGATCGGCGACATTCTCGACATCGCGCGTATTGAAACCGGGCATTTGTCGCTGGCGCCCGAACGGGCCAACCTGCGGGAACTGGTGGTATCGGTCTGCCGGGTATTCGAGGGGCTGGCGCGGCAGAAACGCTTGCTGTGGCACATCGAACTCGATGCACACAGCGACGTCGATGTATTGATTGATCCGACGCGCTTCAAGCAGGTGCTGTCGAATCTGCTGAGCAACGCGATCAAGTTCACCGAAAACGGCGAAGTGAGTCTGCGCCTTGGTGTGACGCCCTTGTCGGCCGAGCGACTGGCCGTGAAAGTGGTTATCGAAGACAGCGGGATCGGCATCAGTGCGCAGGATCGGCAACGGCTGTTCAGTCCGTTCGTGCAGGCGAGCAATCACGCGCAATCGGCGCGCAGCGGTTCCGGACTGGGCCTGGTGATCAGTCGCAGTCTGTGCGAAATGATGGGCGGCGCGGTGCGCCTCGACAGTGAGCCTGGTCGCGGGACGCAAGTTACAGTCAGTCTTGAGTTGCCTCTCTTGGACGCGCTCCTACAAAAGCCTGCCACCGCTGAAACGTCGGCTGCGACTGCGTGCTCACTGAGCGTTCTGGTGGTGGACGATCATCCGGTCAACCGTTTGTTGCTGTGCTGGCAGTTGAGTGAGCTCGGGCATCGTACGGTCGACACCGAGGACGGCCATGCAGGGCTGGAGCGTTGGCGTGCACAGCTGTTCGATGTGGTGATCACCGACTGCAACATGCCGCGACGCAATGGCTATGAACTGGCACGAACCATCCGTGACGAAGAGGTCGCGAGCGGCCGGCCACCCTGCCTGATCCTCGGGTTTACCGCCAATGCGCAGATCGAGGAGAAACGTCGCTGCCTCGACGCCGGCATGGATGAATGTCTGTTCAAACCGATTCGCCTGCATGATCTGCAGCAGGCATTGAATGGCGCGAGCCCCTGCGAGAGTGATGTCGACTCGAATGAGCAGATTACTCTGACAGAAATCGACCTGAGTACGCTAGAGCAGATGGCCGGCAATGATCAATCGATGATCGAGCGCCTGCGCGAAGAAGTGCTGAACAACCTGCATCTCGATCTGCAACGACTGGACGATCTGGGGCATGAGCATGACCGTGGAGGGCTGCGCGAGCTGGCTCATCACATCAAGGGGGGGGCGCAGATGGTCGGTGCCGCGCGCGTGGTTTCGGCATGCGCAGACCTTGAAAAGGCTTGCCGCGAGGCCGAAGCCGTCGCGGTGATCATGGCACTCAATCAATTGCGCGAGGCCATGCAAAGCCTCGCGCGACGTCTTCGAGACTGA
- the xth gene encoding exodeoxyribonuclease III, protein MKNLRIATFNVNGLRARLPNLLDWLQREQPDIVCLQELKSLDSAFPAAELEAAGYGAIWQGQAAWNGVAILARDAQPLESRRGLPGDPEDKHSRYLEAAVHGVLVGCLYLPNGNPQPGPKFDYKLAWFERLISYAKDLQSSDHPVVLAGDYNVVPTDMDIYNTRSWLKDALLQPESRECYQRLLDQGWTDSLRHLYPDDRLYTFWDYFRNHWQTNSGLRIDHLLLNPALSSYLHEAGVDAWVRNEPHASDHAPTWIRIGSRKKR, encoded by the coding sequence ATGAAAAACCTGCGGATCGCCACCTTCAACGTCAACGGCCTGCGCGCACGTTTGCCCAACCTGCTTGATTGGCTCCAGCGCGAGCAACCGGATATTGTTTGCCTGCAAGAGCTGAAATCGCTCGATAGCGCGTTTCCCGCCGCCGAACTGGAAGCAGCCGGTTATGGCGCAATCTGGCAGGGCCAGGCCGCCTGGAACGGCGTGGCGATTCTCGCCCGCGATGCACAACCGCTGGAAAGCCGCCGAGGCTTGCCGGGCGATCCCGAAGACAAGCACAGTCGGTATCTGGAAGCCGCGGTGCATGGCGTGTTGGTTGGTTGCCTTTACTTGCCCAACGGCAACCCGCAACCGGGACCGAAGTTCGATTACAAACTGGCCTGGTTCGAGCGGCTGATCAGTTACGCGAAGGATCTGCAAAGCAGCGATCACCCCGTGGTGCTGGCCGGCGACTACAACGTCGTGCCCACGGACATGGACATCTACAACACCCGCTCATGGCTCAAGGATGCGTTGCTGCAGCCCGAGAGTCGCGAGTGTTACCAGCGCTTGCTTGACCAGGGCTGGACCGATTCGCTGCGGCATCTCTACCCGGATGATCGCCTCTACACCTTCTGGGATTATTTTCGCAACCACTGGCAAACCAACTCGGGTTTACGCATCGACCATCTGCTGCTCAACCCGGCGCTGAGTAGTTATCTGCACGAGGCCGGTGTAGACGCCTGGGTGCGTAACGAACCGCACGCCAGCGACCATGCGCCGACGTGGATTCGCATCGGTTCACGCAAGAAGCGCTAG